One window of the Archangium primigenium genome contains the following:
- a CDS encoding pyridoxamine 5'-phosphate oxidase family protein, with product MRGSITSVTALEDCVGAAPAVVNLKVIDHLDAGALRWLAASPLVFAGFGEGPRLALTLGGGAPGFAGGEAHELRLPLALLDDPTLARPGRSFGALFLLPGVCETLRVNGRVTQADQGELRVAVEECFGHCAKALLRSDFWKAAPVEAPLRDPEALVATSRFMALATVDAHGRMDLSPRGDPAGALTRLDEGRLWFADRPGNRRVDSFRNILAQPQVAALLLVPGSPHVAHLSGRAWLTTDDAVRARFVVQDKTPTLAIGVDEPRLEPRESPALVRARLWPAPARPEGLEPSQIFVEHVKLNSDKGLGARLASAALSVPGVTGLLRKGLEKDYKTNLY from the coding sequence ATGCGTGGCTCCATCACCTCGGTGACGGCATTGGAAGACTGCGTGGGCGCGGCGCCCGCGGTGGTGAACCTCAAGGTGATCGATCACCTGGACGCGGGCGCCCTGCGCTGGCTCGCCGCGTCCCCGCTGGTGTTCGCGGGCTTCGGGGAGGGGCCCCGGCTCGCGCTCACCCTGGGCGGGGGCGCGCCCGGCTTCGCGGGAGGCGAGGCGCACGAGCTGCGGCTGCCCCTCGCGCTCCTGGACGACCCGACGCTGGCCCGACCCGGGCGTAGCTTCGGCGCGCTGTTCCTGCTGCCCGGCGTCTGCGAGACCCTGCGCGTCAACGGCCGGGTGACCCAGGCGGACCAGGGCGAGCTGCGCGTGGCGGTGGAGGAGTGCTTCGGCCACTGCGCCAAGGCGCTCCTGCGCTCGGACTTCTGGAAGGCCGCGCCCGTCGAGGCGCCGCTCCGGGACCCGGAGGCCCTCGTGGCCACGAGCCGCTTCATGGCGCTGGCGACGGTGGACGCGCACGGGCGCATGGACCTCAGTCCCCGGGGTGACCCGGCGGGCGCCCTGACGCGGCTCGACGAGGGCCGCCTGTGGTTCGCGGACCGGCCCGGCAACCGCCGCGTGGACAGCTTCCGCAACATCCTCGCCCAGCCCCAGGTGGCCGCCCTGCTGCTGGTGCCCGGCTCTCCCCACGTCGCGCACCTCTCCGGGCGCGCCTGGCTCACGACCGATGACGCGGTGCGCGCGCGCTTCGTCGTCCAGGACAAGACGCCCACGCTGGCCATCGGCGTGGACGAGCCCCGGCTGGAGCCGCGCGAGAGCCCGGCCCTCGTGCGCGCCCGGCTCTGGCCCGCCCCGGCGCGGCCCGAGGGGCTCGAGCCGTCCCAGATCTTCGTCGAGCACGTCAAGCTCAACAGCGACAAGGGGCTCGGGGCGCGGCTGGCGAGCGCGGCCCTGTCGGTGCCCGGCGTGACCGGGCTTTTGCGCAAGGGCCTGGAGAAGGACTACAAGACGAACCTCTATTGA
- a CDS encoding AraC family transcriptional regulator — protein sequence MFLSEDSLDPLDVDPDEVPRPVLVAGMRRMSGDHELSFHAHRKAQLFFMHRGEMTCEASNALWLVPPQSALWIPGGTSHRIKVRAPFEGFSLFVEPDAVKTLPGACCSVVVSPLLRELLFRAAGLPVLYPLDGKEARLVTVLLDELAAAQVEDLRLPMPTEARLRKLVEALTVQPADGATLDAWARRMGMGARTLNRLLVRETGMSFGRWRQRLHIILALQWLTRGASVQSVALDLGYESASSFVTMFRKALGTSPARYITRRLDRARAGEGD from the coding sequence ATGTTCCTCTCCGAGGATTCCCTCGACCCCCTCGACGTCGACCCGGACGAGGTGCCCCGGCCCGTGCTGGTGGCCGGGATGCGGCGCATGAGCGGCGATCACGAGCTGAGCTTCCACGCCCACCGCAAGGCGCAGCTGTTCTTCATGCACCGGGGCGAGATGACGTGCGAGGCGTCCAACGCCCTGTGGCTCGTGCCGCCCCAGTCGGCCCTGTGGATTCCCGGGGGCACGTCCCACCGCATCAAGGTCCGGGCCCCGTTCGAGGGGTTCTCGTTGTTCGTGGAGCCGGACGCGGTGAAGACCCTGCCCGGAGCGTGCTGCTCGGTCGTGGTCAGCCCGCTGCTGCGCGAGCTGCTCTTTCGCGCCGCGGGCCTGCCGGTGCTGTATCCGCTCGACGGCAAGGAGGCCCGGCTGGTCACGGTGCTGCTCGACGAGCTGGCGGCGGCCCAGGTGGAGGACTTGAGGCTGCCCATGCCCACGGAGGCGCGGCTGCGCAAGCTCGTGGAGGCCCTCACCGTCCAACCCGCGGACGGCGCGACGCTGGACGCGTGGGCCCGGCGGATGGGCATGGGGGCGCGGACCTTGAACCGCCTGCTCGTCCGTGAGACGGGCATGAGCTTCGGCCGCTGGCGCCAACGGCTGCACATCATCTTGGCGCTGCAATGGCTCACACGGGGCGCCTCGGTCCAGAGCGTGGCGCTCGACCTGGGTTACGAGAGCGCGAGCAGCTTCGTGACCATGTTCCGCAAGGCCCTGGGCACCTCGCCCGCGCGCTACATCACACGGAGGCTCGACCGCGCGCGTGCGGGTGAGGGTGACTGA
- a CDS encoding cytochrome P450: MSPEFRANPYPLYAALRRDAPVVQVDPGGLWAVSRYEDVMHILKTPKVYTVAGLRLAADPPWIGRNPFADSMLFVDDPKYHGRLRGAVSRPFLPASLSRLEPALRATAEACTQRVLERRRADFIEDFALPLPASALGTLLGLDPSLNPRLKEWSDGIVAISASQPGDTEQIAQCKRIVAEMEQYLGELIARRRAAPTEDLVSELLQARGEESLTDPEIMGFLFVLLVAGLETTLHLVGHSVRILAEQPGLLARLRADLSLIPAFLEEVLRFEPPVQATMRLCTQEVTLAGVTVPQGSVVMALMASALRDERYTPDAEHFRLERKGPHNLGFGHGMHFCLGAPLARLEARVALESLLPRCAALTPGPEPLAWNVSMTVRGVRSLPLEIHPA, encoded by the coding sequence ATGTCTCCCGAGTTCCGGGCCAATCCCTATCCGCTCTATGCGGCGCTGCGCCGGGACGCCCCCGTCGTCCAGGTGGATCCAGGAGGGCTGTGGGCCGTCAGCCGTTACGAGGATGTCATGCACATCCTCAAGACCCCGAAGGTCTACACCGTCGCGGGGCTGCGGCTGGCGGCCGATCCGCCCTGGATCGGCCGCAACCCCTTCGCCGATTCGATGCTTTTCGTCGATGACCCGAAATACCATGGGCGGCTGCGCGGAGCGGTCAGCCGTCCCTTCCTGCCCGCGTCCCTGAGCCGACTCGAGCCCGCCCTTCGTGCCACGGCCGAGGCGTGCACCCAACGCGTCCTCGAGCGCCGGAGGGCGGACTTCATCGAGGACTTCGCCTTGCCGCTTCCCGCGAGCGCGCTCGGAACCCTGCTGGGATTGGATCCCTCGCTCAACCCGCGCCTCAAGGAATGGTCCGACGGCATCGTCGCCATCAGCGCGTCCCAGCCCGGGGACACCGAGCAGATCGCGCAGTGCAAGCGCATCGTGGCGGAGATGGAGCAGTACCTGGGGGAGCTGATCGCGCGGCGCCGCGCCGCGCCCACCGAGGATCTGGTGAGTGAGCTGCTCCAGGCCCGGGGGGAGGAGTCGTTGACGGACCCGGAGATCATGGGCTTTCTCTTCGTGCTGCTGGTGGCGGGGCTGGAGACCACCCTCCACCTCGTGGGGCACTCGGTGCGCATCCTCGCCGAGCAACCGGGGCTCCTGGCCCGGCTGCGCGCGGACCTCTCCCTCATCCCCGCGTTCCTCGAGGAGGTGCTCCGCTTCGAGCCGCCGGTGCAGGCCACCATGCGGCTGTGCACCCAGGAGGTGACGCTGGCGGGCGTCACCGTGCCCCAGGGCTCGGTGGTGATGGCGCTGATGGCCTCGGCCCTGCGGGACGAGCGCTACACCCCGGATGCGGAGCACTTCCGCCTGGAGCGCAAGGGGCCGCACAACCTGGGGTTTGGCCACGGCATGCACTTCTGCCTGGGAGCGCCCCTGGCCCGGCTGGAGGCGCGCGTGGCCCTGGAGTCGCTCCTTCCCCGGTGCGCGGCGCTCACCCCCGGCCCGGAGCCGCTCGCCTGGAATGTCTCCATGACCGTCCGGGGCGTGAGAAGCCTGCCCCTGGAGATCCATCCCGCGTGA
- a CDS encoding serine/threonine-protein kinase: protein MPYALSHLMLGGAFFVLALLHFATWLAVRTQRVQFWLATSFLGFALLAFSTGLTSREASVTLADTRFWLLVGAIPSLFLPYALLRVVWSLLDVPLTRWRRVLLGVALLCGAVRVVAASWSILTFRSNQVTAEGLSRATADVSLPMFWLLATVVASAWAGEGLRLLKRRGAMAVAVVVASVLALGLLGRELAVDAGWVSGRQYFALVGVPFLLLASSALAILTARSLRGADLGTGIHRYRRLARLGRGGMGEVWLTLRMGREGFHRLVVLKRMLDDDDDNADNEDALVRMQRFMGEARTAARLHHPNIVSVHDLGQLEGGWFIVMEYLSGASTLELAQRVAGGSALPLEVVVEVCQQALRGIAYAHERGVIHRDISSDNLIVSFDGVVKVVDFGIAHGAEGPRDPVAARRPTTGSVDKRLTQVGNVIGKEAYMPPERIEGAEATASGDLFALGRILYELLFGDLPDFPSTGLRLPDQPRPEAPVAYAQLRAVLDKALQPDVSRRFTDARAFLHALEPVRQALPPVDLSLWMRDTFKARWARQRRLVDLEDPSPAEVAPLLVREPVPRPVVLHEAATREIATRPSPAHAESATKPFAGKT, encoded by the coding sequence ATGCCCTACGCCCTGTCGCACCTCATGCTCGGGGGCGCGTTCTTCGTCCTCGCGCTGCTGCACTTCGCCACCTGGCTCGCGGTGCGCACCCAGCGCGTGCAGTTCTGGCTCGCCACGAGCTTCCTGGGCTTCGCGCTGCTCGCCTTCTCCACGGGGCTCACCAGCCGGGAGGCCAGCGTGACGCTCGCCGACACGCGCTTCTGGCTCCTGGTGGGCGCGATCCCCTCGCTCTTCCTGCCCTACGCGCTGCTGCGGGTGGTGTGGTCCCTGCTGGACGTGCCCCTCACGCGCTGGCGTCGGGTGCTGTTGGGCGTGGCCCTGTTGTGCGGCGCGGTGCGGGTGGTCGCCGCCTCCTGGTCCATCCTCACCTTCCGCTCCAACCAGGTGACGGCCGAGGGCCTGTCCCGGGCGACGGCGGACGTGAGCCTGCCCATGTTCTGGCTGCTCGCCACGGTGGTGGCCAGCGCCTGGGCGGGTGAGGGCCTGCGCCTGCTCAAGCGCCGCGGCGCCATGGCCGTCGCCGTGGTCGTCGCCTCGGTGCTCGCGCTCGGGCTGCTCGGCCGGGAGCTGGCCGTGGACGCGGGCTGGGTGTCTGGACGCCAGTATTTCGCGCTCGTGGGCGTGCCCTTCCTGCTGCTCGCCTCCTCGGCGCTCGCCATCCTCACCGCGCGCTCCCTGCGCGGCGCGGACCTGGGCACCGGCATCCATCGCTACCGCCGGCTCGCGCGGCTCGGCCGCGGCGGCATGGGCGAGGTGTGGCTCACCCTGCGCATGGGCCGCGAGGGCTTCCACCGGCTCGTCGTGCTCAAGCGCATGCTCGACGACGACGACGACAACGCCGACAACGAGGACGCCCTGGTGCGCATGCAGCGCTTCATGGGCGAGGCCCGCACGGCCGCGCGGCTGCACCACCCGAACATCGTGTCCGTGCATGACCTCGGGCAGCTGGAGGGCGGCTGGTTCATCGTCATGGAGTACCTGAGCGGCGCGAGCACCCTGGAGCTCGCGCAGCGGGTGGCGGGGGGCAGTGCGTTGCCGCTCGAGGTGGTGGTCGAGGTCTGCCAGCAGGCCCTGCGGGGCATCGCCTACGCGCACGAGCGGGGCGTCATCCACCGGGACATCAGCTCGGACAACCTCATCGTGTCCTTCGACGGCGTGGTGAAGGTCGTCGACTTCGGCATCGCGCACGGCGCCGAGGGCCCGAGGGATCCGGTCGCGGCGCGACGTCCCACGACGGGCTCGGTGGACAAGCGGCTCACCCAGGTGGGCAACGTCATCGGCAAGGAGGCGTACATGCCGCCCGAGCGCATCGAGGGCGCCGAGGCCACCGCCTCCGGGGACCTGTTCGCCCTGGGCCGCATCCTCTACGAGCTGTTGTTCGGCGACCTGCCGGACTTTCCGTCGACGGGCCTGCGCCTGCCGGACCAGCCCCGGCCCGAGGCGCCCGTCGCCTACGCCCAGCTGCGCGCGGTGCTCGACAAGGCGCTCCAGCCCGACGTGTCCCGGCGCTTCACCGACGCGCGGGCCTTCCTCCACGCCCTGGAGCCCGTCCGGCAGGCCCTGCCCCCCGTCGACCTGTCCCTGTGGATGCGCGACACCTTCAAGGCCCGGTGGGCCCGCCAGCGGCGGCTGGTGGACCTCGAGGACCCCTCCCCCGCCGAGGTCGCGCCCCTGCTCGTGCGCGAGCCCGTCCCGCGCCCGGTCGTCCTGCATGAGGCGGCCACCCGGGAGATCGCGACGAGGCCCTCGCCCGCCCACGCGGAGTCGGCGACGAAGCCCTTTGCCGGGAAGACCTGA